The genomic region ACAGGATGTGCTGATCAGTGGCAATAAAATCATTGCCATTGATGATGCTATCAAAGTGAATGCCAGCCATGGCCTACAAACCATTGATTGTCGTGGACAACTGTTAGTACCAGGCTTTGTCGATTCGCTGGTACATATCACCGGTGGCGGTGGTGAAGGTGGTTTTCATACTCGAACCCCACAAATGCCCTTTAGCGATGCGGTAAAAGGTGGCGTAACCAGTCTTGTCGGTGTGCTAGGTACCGATGCCGTTACTCGCTCACTTGAAGATGTGATCGCCAAAGCAAAAGCCTTAAAGCACGATGGATTATCCGTATACCTGCACACTGGCTCATATCATTATCCCGTGGTCAATATCACCGGCAGTATTGAAAAAGACATTATGCTCATTGATGAATGTATTGGTGTGGGGGAAATAGCCATCGCCGATCATCGTGGCTCACAATTGAGTTGGCAAGAGCTTGCCCGCATTGCCGCGCAAGCTAGAGTCGGTGGCATGTTAGCCAATAAAGGCGGTATCGTCAGTATCCATGTGGGAGATGGCGATAGGGGTTTGTCGATACTGCATGAGGTTGCTGAACATTCTGACATCCCAATTAGCCAATTTTACCCAACGCACATTAATCGCACCGAAAAGGTCTTAGCACAAGGCATCGCCTTGGCGAACGCTGGCGGTTACATCGACTTTACCACCAGCACCACAGAGCAAATTCTTGCTGACGGCGAAGTGGCGGCCCCCGAAGCACTCAAACGTTGCTTGCAAGAAAACGTTAACATCGCGCAGATCACCATGAGCTCCGATGGCAATGCCAGTCTCCCGGTGTTTGACAGCAAAGGTCGGTTAACCGACTTACAAATAGGTCAAGTGACCAGCCTTCATCAGGCCATGGTTGATGCGGTAAAACAGCATGGTGTGGCACTTAACGATGCGCTTAAAACCATCACATCGAACCCTGCCGATATTTTGGGATTAACCCAAAAGGGCCAGATTGAATTAGGTTTTGACGCCGACGTGTTATTACTTGATGCCGATACGTTAACCATTAACCAAGTATTTGCTCAAGGTAAATGCCTGATGAACGCGGCTGGCGAGATAAAGCAAAGTTACTTTGATAGTTAATCACCAAGTATTGCCATCGACAACACATAACAGAGCAACAATTTATTGCCCTATTTTACGCTTTGTTAACGGCTTACTTACTGGTGATATTTTATACTGACAGAGTTAACTTTTCATAGTTTTCTTCCCTGAAATGATATGTTTCGCCCCGCTCTTTAGCGGGGCTTTTTTTATCCAAGTCTCTCATCGTTATCACACATTGACATCGACGTCATTAACACAGACTGCACCCAAAACAACACTGCCGTGTAACATCCACTTAACAACAAACCCTTGCGCAATTTTACACCTGGTTAACAGCTTTAACACAGCCATCCCTTTATACTTATCAGCGTTAACTTTCATAGTTTTCCTCTCTGAAATGATGTTTTGCCCTGCAGCCTTGCAGGGCTTTTTTTTATCTGTCACTCCCTCATCTGCCATTTCCTGGTACAGAGGACAACACCAACAGGCATGACATAAACGCTATAAAACAGCGGTTATACGTTACCTGTTATAAAAGCTTAACCATTAACATTATTGCAACCACAAATCATTGCGGTAATTTACATCCCATTAACGGATTTTTAATCGTGCGCTTGCTATTATCTCATGCAGTTAACGTTGAAAATTTTTCTTACCTGAAAAAGTCCTTTGCCTCACAGACTTGTGGGGCATTTTTTTAGGTTCATTTTCTCCATACATACACGTCAATATTCGCTACAATAGCGCAAGCAACAAGCAACCATTTAGACAAAGCTCGAGTTTACCGCTATGCCATTATGCTCTTTTCAGATCCCCTTGGTCTTTCATCCGATTTATAGTGAGCTAGACTTGCCCGTGCGCCATCGCTTTCCCATCGAAAAATATCGTTGCCTTTATCAATATTTATTACAACAAGGTGTATCACAACGTCTGTTCCAGCAACCAGAGCCCGCTGACACCCAGATGTTACAGCGCCTGTTAGATAATGAGTATTTGCACGCACTGATAGGTAACACGCTTGATGATAAAGCCATGCGCCGAATTGGCTTCCCTTGGTCAGAGCAATTGATCAAGCGCACGTTAACCGCGGTTGGTGGTACCTTGCTTACTGCAAAATTGGCGCTCGAACACGATGTTGCCATAAACCTAACCGGTGGTTATCACCACGCGTTTAACGATTATGGCTCGGGTTTTTGTATGGTCAATGATTTGTATGTGGCTGCAGATCAGATGTTGCAGCATCCAGACATTAACACCGTGCTTATTTTCGATTGTGATGTGCATCAAGGGGATGGCACCGCCGCTTTAGCCGCAGATCGTTCTGACATCATTACGGTATCGTTGCATTGTGAGAAAAACTTCCCTTATCGAAAGCAACGCTCCGACATGGACTTTGCACTTGATAAGCATATGCATGACGATGAATATTTAACCGTGGTTGAACAAGCGTTACAACTGGCGCTTGATTATCAACAAATCGATGCGGTGATTTATGATTCCGGTGTTGACATTCATCAGGACGACGACTTAGGCCATTTAAACATCAGCACGCAAGGGATATATTTACGTGATAAAGCTGTTTTTAATGCGTGCAAACAACGTCGCTTGCCCGTTGCTGCGGTGATAGGTGGTGGCTACCAGCGTGATATTCAGGCGCTAACCGACGTACATTTTCAGTTATTCAAAGCCGCCCATGCCGTCTATGGCCGCTCATAGCAACAAAGGCGGCGTGTTCAGCCTCGATTAAAACCAAGCAAGCAATTCGCTCATTGTCGAAGATAGTCAATTTAAATCCCCTTAAACAAGATTTGCTGATAAGGTTTGCTGATAGCGGCGCCATGTACCAACAGATTGATTGCTGATGGTATCACGCACTTGTGTCGCACTGGCGGTGGCAACAGGCGCACGATTATTGGCGAGATTGATAAATTCATCTTGCCAAGGCTCACCAATAAAATCGAACAGCGCTCTGCCCTGCTCGATAGGATCGTTGACAAAGGATTCGTACTTTAACCGATAGATGTTTTTCGCATAATCTTGCTGCCACGCATCCATGAGCGTTTGATAACCATGATAATACTGACTGCAGTCTTTTAAATCATAACTGTATCGATAAAACGGGAAATCACTGGCAAATAATTGTCGATAGTTACTGACCACCGTATCTTCATGATCTCTGTCTAAGCAAACAATTTTAGCGTTAGGCAATGCCTTAACAATAAATGGGATATACAAAAAATTGATGGGCATTTTATCGATAAACCGCGATGTGTTGCCGGTGACAGCTCGCGTTTTTTGAATATAGTGTTGTCCCAGTGTTAGCCAATTTATCTGAGTACTGGCTTGAATCGTTGCCTCATCTAATAACTCTGGTGATTGACAGCCTGTGCATTGTTTTAAGGCTATCGCAAAGTGTGGCATTTCACCGGCGGACGTTACATTGACCGACTGCGATAACACCCGCTCAATTAACGTGGTTCCGGTACGAGGCATACCAACCACAAAAATAGGCTCGTCACTCGGCTCGCCGTCATCAACAGCGGTCTGAAGTTGCTGACTAATGTTCGCTAACGCCGCAAACAGCCGTAAATCTTGTTCAATACGATAGCTAAGCTGCGCTTTTTTTTGTTGCTTAACCGGTGATAACACTGAAAACGCTTCATTATAATGACCCTGCTGCTCTAGCTTTCGAGCACAGGCATGCGCCAAAGACAATTTATCATCAATGCCAACAGCACGCTCAAATTGTGCCTGTAACCTGTTAAGGGCTACCTTATTAGGACGTAGCATGGTCAGCGCCCAGTGCACCGATGCAGCATCAGGCTTATTTACTAACGCGCTTTGGTAACACTCATCGGCCGCTGAGACATGACCAATGTATTTATACGATGACGCCAAGTTATTGTATAACTGCCACGGCACTTGATGTTGATCACCGAGCATGTCGATCGCTCGCTCAAAACATGACACGGCGTCGACATGGCGACCAACCTGACTATAGATCACGCCCATGTCATCCCATTGCTGGCCGAGATCGTTGCGCACGGTTTGCGTTATGTTGGCCGTGGCTTTGGCTGTCGTTAATAATCGCAACGCATTATCAGCCTCAGTGCTGGCACGCACATGATCGTGCGCCAACACATACAGTTTAGCGAGCATCACAAGGTAATGACTTTTTGCTGCAAGCGATTGTGCTTTAGAGCATAGCTCTATCGCTTTCGCTAAGTTTTGATGCTCAAAGGCAATGCGAGCCAACAGGTAATAGGCATCGGCGTACCCTCGGTCTTGTTGCAATATAGACAACAGGCACTGATGTGCCTGTTGATATGCCTTATTGCCTAAGGCTTGTTCTGCTTGTTTATGCAAGCGACTAATGGTATTGCTGATGTTATTCATGGCCTGTTACTGTTTATACACTTTACCGTCTTTCATCACAAAGCTGACGCGCTCAAGCACGCGAATATCCTCAAGTGGATTGGTTTGCACGGCGATCATATCAGCCAATAGCCCTGGCTTAATTTGCCCAACTTTGTCATCCCACTTCAACAACTCGGCAGCGTTGATGGTGGCTGCTTGCAATGCTTGTAACGGCGTCATGCCAAATTGTGTCATACGGCTTAGTTGTTTCGCATTGTCACCATGTGGGTAAATACCCGCATCAGTGCCCAAAACAATTTTCGCACCTTGTTTCACCGCTTCACGAAAACTGTCACGTTGACGTTGACCCACTTGCTTTTCTTTATCGATGTTTTCCTGCGGTACACCATTTTTTAGGCCCTCGCTCAAGGTGTATTCGGTATTATAAATATCCATCGATAAAACGGTACCGTACTGTTTTGCTAAGGCAATGGCATCCGCGGTTAAAAAGCTGGCATGCTCGATTGAGTCGACACCGGCTTTAATCGCATATTCAATACCTTCGGTACCATGCGCGTGTGCCGCCACGGTGCGGCCGTGAGTATGGGCTTCATCGACGATGGCTGTCATTTCCTCGAGGGTATATTGGCGTTGGCCAACTTTAGTGCCTTTTGAGAATACCCCACCGGTGGCGCAAAACTTGATCACATCCACTTGATACTTGACGTTTTTACGTACTTGCTCGCGCACTTGCCAAGGGCCATCCGCGACGCCATCGCCACGCTCTTCAAAACGATGGTTTAAGCTATTGCGATCGCAATGGCCACCGGTGATCCCTAACGATGGACCCGATACCGCCATTCTTGGTCCTGGGACTTCACCATCGTTAATGGCATTGCGCAGCGCCACATCCATATAATCCGCCGCACCGACGTTACGAATGGTCGTAAAGCCGGCTAATAAGGTTTTTTCAGCATTAACCACGCCGCCAATGGTGGCACGATGTGGTGATTGAAAATAACGATCATGAAACGATTTAGATAAATGGCGGACCACATGGGTATGCATATCCATCAACCCTGGCAATACGTATTGCTCACTTAGATCAATCTGCTTGGCATCGGGTGCGGGATTTGTATTACCTACGCTGACAATACGATTATCATCAACCAAAATATACTGATTTTCACTGATATTTCCTGATACAACATCAACCACATACCCAGCTTTGATCACTTGCTCTGCAGCGATCGTCGATACACTACACATCACAACAGCTGTTGCCAGCACGGTCTTTTTAATAAGGCTTTTCATTAGATAACGTCCTAATATGTCTTGCTGATATAACTTCTTAGTATTATTTTTGAGGCCATTTATGACATTAATTTTTTACGTAATGTCTTGAGTCAAAACGAAAAAAGGTACCCCATAAACCGAGGTACCTTAATCGATTAGCGCATGATATTACAAGTCAAATAAGTAACTAAAACGAACACCTACGGTGCGTGGCTTAGTGATAAAGTGACCGTAAACACGTTCAATTTCTGGCAAGTTGTAATTCATTTCATCAAACTTTGCCATACCTGCCCACGATTTATCGCGACGAGTCGAGGTAAAGGCGTATTTATTGAATAAATTATCAACATAGAAGGTAGCCGACCAAAGATCGCCTGATAACTTCGCTGAAATATTGCTTAGTGCATAACCCGGTAAAGTTTCGCCATCGGCTTTTAGACCCACTTTGGTGATAACATCACTTTGTGCGGTTAAACCGTAGTAAACGTTAAGCAACTTATCGCCAAACACTTCGGTGGCATAATCAATACCCAATGAAAATTGCTGCTCTGGTGCGCCCGGCAAGCGATCGCCGTCTTCACCATCGTAAAAGTTTTGTAAAGCCGTTCCCGGTTCATCAATCACGCCAAATAAGTACGGTGCATCTTCGGTCAACTCAGCTTTTGCATACGAGTATGTGGCATACGCCGTAATGCTATCGGTGACAACACCACGAACCGACAACTCTACGCCTTTCGAGTTTGCAGCGCCCGCATTTGAGGTGATGATCTCCTGACCATTAACCGTGGTAGCTTGGATTTGTGCATCATCCCAGTCAACGTTAAATAGCGCAGCGTTAACATGCAATTGATTATTAAACCACGTGCTCTTAAAGCCCAACTCATAATTGGTGGTTAAATCTGGCTCGTAGTCCATTTCATCAGGCAGCGCACATACTTGGATGGTGCCTTCTGCATCACACGGTGTAATACCGTTTGAACCACCTATACGGTAACCTTCACTGACAGTCACATAGGCCATCACATCATCAGAGAACTGATAACTGGTATTAAACTTAAATAAGCTGCCATCGTCCTTCGCACGTGATTCTGATAAGCTAATTTCGCTCGGCGAGCTAATTTCACCATTCCAAAACGGTGCCCAGTTACCAGACGCCGATTCAACTTCGTATTCGTATACTCGGGCACCAAGCGTTACTTGCCATTGCTCAGTAAATTGATAAGAGGCTTCACCGTAAAGCGCTTGCTCTGTCAATTTTGAGTCGTTAAGCGCGATGTACTCTAGATCGTACTCGATGTTCTCATACGCATCTTCACCAGGACCAAACCAGTATTCCGTTAAACCAGGCGTATATTCTCTATCGTCTGAATCGCCTTCAATTTGGTTATAGTAGTAGCCGACAATCCATGAGAACGGTGAGTCGGATTGTGATACCAAGCG from Thalassotalea sp. Sam97 harbors:
- the iadA gene encoding beta-aspartyl-peptidase; the protein is MKLFKNATLYSPDYQGIQDVLISGNKIIAIDDAIKVNASHGLQTIDCRGQLLVPGFVDSLVHITGGGGEGGFHTRTPQMPFSDAVKGGVTSLVGVLGTDAVTRSLEDVIAKAKALKHDGLSVYLHTGSYHYPVVNITGSIEKDIMLIDECIGVGEIAIADHRGSQLSWQELARIAAQARVGGMLANKGGIVSIHVGDGDRGLSILHEVAEHSDIPISQFYPTHINRTEKVLAQGIALANAGGYIDFTTSTTEQILADGEVAAPEALKRCLQENVNIAQITMSSDGNASLPVFDSKGRLTDLQIGQVTSLHQAMVDAVKQHGVALNDALKTITSNPADILGLTQKGQIELGFDADVLLLDADTLTINQVFAQGKCLMNAAGEIKQSYFDS
- a CDS encoding histone deacetylase produces the protein MPLCSFQIPLVFHPIYSELDLPVRHRFPIEKYRCLYQYLLQQGVSQRLFQQPEPADTQMLQRLLDNEYLHALIGNTLDDKAMRRIGFPWSEQLIKRTLTAVGGTLLTAKLALEHDVAINLTGGYHHAFNDYGSGFCMVNDLYVAADQMLQHPDINTVLIFDCDVHQGDGTAALAADRSDIITVSLHCEKNFPYRKQRSDMDFALDKHMHDDEYLTVVEQALQLALDYQQIDAVIYDSGVDIHQDDDLGHLNISTQGIYLRDKAVFNACKQRRLPVAAVIGGGYQRDIQALTDVHFQLFKAAHAVYGRS
- a CDS encoding sulfotransferase; protein product: MNNISNTISRLHKQAEQALGNKAYQQAHQCLLSILQQDRGYADAYYLLARIAFEHQNLAKAIELCSKAQSLAAKSHYLVMLAKLYVLAHDHVRASTEADNALRLLTTAKATANITQTVRNDLGQQWDDMGVIYSQVGRHVDAVSCFERAIDMLGDQHQVPWQLYNNLASSYKYIGHVSAADECYQSALVNKPDAASVHWALTMLRPNKVALNRLQAQFERAVGIDDKLSLAHACARKLEQQGHYNEAFSVLSPVKQQKKAQLSYRIEQDLRLFAALANISQQLQTAVDDGEPSDEPIFVVGMPRTGTTLIERVLSQSVNVTSAGEMPHFAIALKQCTGCQSPELLDEATIQASTQINWLTLGQHYIQKTRAVTGNTSRFIDKMPINFLYIPFIVKALPNAKIVCLDRDHEDTVVSNYRQLFASDFPFYRYSYDLKDCSQYYHGYQTLMDAWQQDYAKNIYRLKYESFVNDPIEQGRALFDFIGEPWQDEFINLANNRAPVATASATQVRDTISNQSVGTWRRYQQTLSANLV
- a CDS encoding amidohydrolase family protein codes for the protein MKSLIKKTVLATAVVMCSVSTIAAEQVIKAGYVVDVVSGNISENQYILVDDNRIVSVGNTNPAPDAKQIDLSEQYVLPGLMDMHTHVVRHLSKSFHDRYFQSPHRATIGGVVNAEKTLLAGFTTIRNVGAADYMDVALRNAINDGEVPGPRMAVSGPSLGITGGHCDRNSLNHRFEERGDGVADGPWQVREQVRKNVKYQVDVIKFCATGGVFSKGTKVGQRQYTLEEMTAIVDEAHTHGRTVAAHAHGTEGIEYAIKAGVDSIEHASFLTADAIALAKQYGTVLSMDIYNTEYTLSEGLKNGVPQENIDKEKQVGQRQRDSFREAVKQGAKIVLGTDAGIYPHGDNAKQLSRMTQFGMTPLQALQAATINAAELLKWDDKVGQIKPGLLADMIAVQTNPLEDIRVLERVSFVMKDGKVYKQ
- a CDS encoding TonB-dependent receptor gives rise to the protein MTEQHSPFFKKTALCVALSAAISAPTLVVAEEQSEQAIKGIEVIQVSGSRRSSSIQEAPMNISALDADVMKNQNITSPEDVARWVPGLTIAEQGGREGASIIVRGLNTNSSERGADGGTVATYLGEIPTLVDLRLTDIERVEVLIGPQGTLYGSGTLGGAVRYLLNKPELDITEASITGDIFSLSESDDMGGEVGFVFNTPLINDELGLRVNVNHYDTPGYVDYRFAVCEPGVSLPDPDWSDAAAVEENICGQDDVNDEQITTSRVALRWNPNDWFDATLSYFYQNQKNGGNSIVQYNAIAAENPLGDYVGKYDSAYRVVEPNEKTDQLLSLEMELDLGFAELVSATGWSDYEQAGQRDQTDLLFGAIWSGYADFPAFTAYTLDTGNEQTFTQELRLVSQSDSPFSWIVGYYYNQIEGDSDDREYTPGLTEYWFGPGEDAYENIEYDLEYIALNDSKLTEQALYGEASYQFTEQWQVTLGARVYEYEVESASGNWAPFWNGEISSPSEISLSESRAKDDGSLFKFNTSYQFSDDVMAYVTVSEGYRIGGSNGITPCDAEGTIQVCALPDEMDYEPDLTTNYELGFKSTWFNNQLHVNAALFNVDWDDAQIQATTVNGQEIITSNAGAANSKGVELSVRGVVTDSITAYATYSYAKAELTEDAPYLFGVIDEPGTALQNFYDGEDGDRLPGAPEQQFSLGIDYATEVFGDKLLNVYYGLTAQSDVITKVGLKADGETLPGYALSNISAKLSGDLWSATFYVDNLFNKYAFTSTRRDKSWAGMAKFDEMNYNLPEIERVYGHFITKPRTVGVRFSYLFDL